From Trueperella pecoris, a single genomic window includes:
- a CDS encoding MFS transporter yields the protein MSTQLSRQPNQPDANPRHIRVAGSDRIYDRNKLLIVLLVPLMMTLLQVSSVNNVLSAMGHALSASDAQLQWVLSGYALAVGIVLVPAGRLGDLFGRSSAFVAGFALFTLSSLLVGLASDATFLNLMRVLQGIGAGILSPQTTGLIQRYFVGQARAKAFAMFGLVVSMSVAAGPLMSGALVAIFGEDRGWRWSFMINFPIGVIGLILAFLWLPFGKERRHVGTHRDKARAEYIEMQAEEGHFYERPKIDLDPVGMLLLALSVVGVMVPFMSTGWAYAWTLLPAGIALLVAWVFWEKAYKVRGHEPMVDLRLFSIRTFSWSTAIASLQFLGLTSVFVILAMFLQRGLQVTALDVGLLTLPNALMSAYAAMWAGKRAVLQGRGVQVIALSLMFAGVLGAMAMVWGVEHGLSYWWLTIPVTILGFGQGAMGSANQTQSMLDVPAEHGGTAGGVMQTGQRIATAIGIAMITAAFFVSQRSYAGGAGGWYFAVYVAYAIISLIILIALVLGVAFWREGRRAA from the coding sequence ATGTCTACTCAACTCTCACGGCAGCCGAATCAGCCCGACGCCAACCCGCGCCACATCCGGGTAGCGGGATCAGATCGGATCTACGACCGCAACAAGCTCCTCATCGTCCTGCTCGTGCCGTTAATGATGACACTGCTCCAGGTCTCGTCAGTGAATAACGTCCTTTCGGCGATGGGACATGCACTTTCGGCATCCGACGCCCAGCTTCAGTGGGTCCTGTCGGGGTACGCGTTGGCCGTGGGCATCGTCCTCGTTCCGGCCGGTCGACTCGGAGATCTTTTCGGACGATCGTCAGCATTCGTGGCCGGTTTCGCGCTCTTCACGCTCTCCTCGCTCCTGGTCGGGCTCGCCAGCGACGCAACATTTCTTAATCTGATGCGCGTCCTTCAGGGCATCGGTGCAGGCATCCTCTCCCCGCAGACCACCGGGCTCATTCAGCGTTATTTCGTGGGCCAGGCGCGCGCGAAGGCCTTCGCCATGTTCGGCCTGGTCGTGTCAATGTCCGTGGCCGCCGGGCCGCTCATGTCGGGCGCCTTGGTCGCGATTTTCGGGGAAGATCGCGGGTGGCGTTGGTCGTTCATGATCAACTTCCCCATCGGCGTGATCGGCCTCATCTTGGCCTTCCTGTGGCTGCCGTTCGGCAAGGAGCGCCGCCACGTGGGCACCCACCGAGATAAGGCTCGCGCGGAGTACATAGAGATGCAGGCCGAGGAGGGCCACTTCTACGAGCGCCCGAAGATCGACCTCGATCCAGTAGGTATGCTTCTCTTGGCATTGTCCGTGGTGGGCGTGATGGTTCCCTTCATGTCGACGGGCTGGGCCTACGCTTGGACTCTCCTTCCGGCCGGAATCGCACTGCTCGTTGCCTGGGTGTTTTGGGAAAAGGCCTACAAGGTGCGCGGGCACGAGCCGATGGTTGACCTCCGCCTCTTCTCCATTCGCACCTTCTCGTGGTCGACGGCGATCGCATCTCTCCAGTTCCTCGGCTTGACCTCCGTCTTCGTGATTCTCGCGATGTTCCTTCAGCGTGGCCTTCAGGTCACCGCTCTCGACGTCGGCCTGCTCACGCTCCCCAACGCCCTTATGTCCGCCTACGCGGCGATGTGGGCCGGCAAGCGGGCCGTGCTTCAGGGCCGCGGCGTCCAAGTCATTGCACTATCCCTCATGTTTGCCGGCGTCCTGGGCGCAATGGCGATGGTGTGGGGCGTCGAGCACGGGCTGTCCTACTGGTGGCTCACGATCCCCGTGACCATTCTTGGATTCGGCCAGGGCGCGATGGGCTCCGCCAACCAAACCCAATCCATGCTCGACGTGCCGGCCGAGCACGGCGGAACCGCCGGCGGCGTGATGCAGACCGGCCAGCGCATCGCCACCGCCATCGGCATCGCCATGATCACCGCCGCCTTCTTCGTCAGCCAGCGCTCCTACGCGGGCGGTGCGGGCGGATGGTACTTTGCCGTCTACGTGGCCTACGCGATTATCTCCCTCATCATCCTGATTGCCCTCGTTCTTGGCGTGGCGTTCTGGCGTGAGGGCCGCCGGGCGGCTTAG
- a CDS encoding IS30 family transposase → MTLEERVAIGLGLADGKSARQIALSLGRSPSSVTREINRGAFPDGSYDARWAHQCAHQRRSRPKPGKLTTHVALRQKVVELLNKRYSPQQISVRLRHDYGDDRQMRVSHETIYQALYVHGGGALRQELKREKGLRSGRQRRIARSALAGTPGRGRKTWVEGASIDLRPHEVDGRLTPGHWEGDLIIGGGKGKHTALITLVERSSRFLLIARLGVSHDSPTVIEKLTQMVQTLPSKAFSSITWDQGSEMAQVAQFKVDTNIKVYFADPHSPWQRPSNERLNRDIREYFPKGTNFADITDEEVAFVQDELNDRARVVLNGMTPRETLAELLKNDASTP, encoded by the coding sequence ATGACGCTTGAAGAGCGCGTGGCGATCGGGTTGGGGTTAGCTGATGGTAAGTCGGCTCGGCAGATCGCTTTAAGTTTGGGGCGTAGTCCGTCATCGGTGACGCGTGAGATTAATCGTGGTGCTTTTCCTGATGGTTCTTATGATGCTCGCTGGGCTCATCAGTGCGCTCATCAGCGTCGTTCTCGTCCTAAGCCGGGCAAGCTTACTACCCATGTGGCGCTGCGTCAGAAGGTGGTTGAGCTGTTAAATAAGCGTTATTCTCCCCAGCAAATCAGTGTTCGTTTGCGTCATGATTATGGAGATGATCGGCAGATGCGTGTGTCTCATGAAACGATTTATCAGGCTTTGTATGTTCACGGGGGTGGGGCATTACGGCAAGAGCTTAAACGGGAGAAAGGACTGCGTTCGGGTCGTCAACGGCGTATTGCTCGTTCTGCTCTTGCTGGCACTCCCGGGCGCGGGCGTAAGACGTGGGTCGAGGGCGCTTCAATCGATTTGCGCCCCCACGAGGTCGATGGGCGCCTGACGCCAGGTCACTGGGAAGGAGATTTAATTATCGGTGGTGGTAAGGGCAAGCACACAGCGCTGATCACCCTAGTCGAGCGCTCTTCACGGTTTTTGCTGATCGCTCGTCTTGGGGTGAGCCATGATTCACCGACCGTGATTGAGAAACTGACCCAGATGGTTCAGACCTTGCCCAGTAAGGCCTTCTCCTCGATCACCTGGGATCAAGGTAGTGAGATGGCGCAGGTAGCCCAGTTCAAGGTCGATACCAATATCAAGGTCTACTTCGCTGACCCGCATAGCCCGTGGCAGCGTCCGTCGAATGAACGCCTGAATCGTGATATTCGTGAATACTTCCCCAAGGGAACTAACTTCGCTGACATCACCGACGAGGAAGTCGCTTTCGTCCAAGACGAACTCAACGACCGAGCCCGAGTTGTCTTGAACGGAATGACCCCACGTGAGACACTGGCCGAGTTGTTAAAAAATGATGCATCGACCCCCTGA
- a CDS encoding ferredoxin family protein, translated as MTFDPGSVNDRLSQNVFHTDAVPHIEINQELAKATGTSKRIVAVCPAHVYREEADGTISVEFAGCLECGTCLAVADPGTLRWVYPSGGMGVEYREG; from the coding sequence ATGACATTCGATCCGGGCTCGGTCAACGACCGCCTTTCCCAAAACGTCTTCCACACCGACGCCGTTCCCCACATCGAAATCAACCAGGAGTTGGCCAAGGCGACCGGTACCAGCAAACGCATCGTCGCGGTGTGTCCGGCCCACGTCTACCGGGAAGAGGCCGACGGCACGATTTCGGTGGAGTTCGCCGGTTGCCTCGAGTGTGGCACCTGCCTTGCCGTTGCCGATCCGGGCACGTTGCGATGGGTCTACCCTAGCGGCGGCATGGGGGTTGAATACCGCGAAGGGTGA
- a CDS encoding FAD-dependent oxidoreductase, with product MEYDFDVIVVGAGVAGTVAATLLARQGHEVLLVERGTEPGAKNLSGGIFYSRVMDELFPDFARVAPVERVITRNTLSFLNATSAVNIDYWDQRLAEPVNAVSVLRAHLDPWLAQQAEEAGVALISGVKVDRLLRSDTHFYGIEAGGEEMTAKIVIAADGVNSFLAEGAGVRAKQPAKHLGLGVKSVIRIGEEAVRERFNLTDGEGAAYALVGDATMGVPGGGFMYTNKDSVSIGVVLMLDKLTESGLASSDIHDHLLSHPYLAPFLKDGELLEYGCHLVAEGGKAMQEDIVHDGLILIGDAAGFTLNTGLTVRGMDLAAGSAQAAAAAVHDALEKGDYSRLALRSYTEEYAKTFVGQDMHTFRHAPEFLENDPIMFTKAGPLLADIFHGAYNHDLTPRKHLAKVAIGALRSSGIKATDLLKTGYRALRAL from the coding sequence ATGGAATACGATTTCGACGTCATCGTGGTTGGCGCCGGCGTTGCCGGCACGGTCGCTGCCACGCTGCTTGCTCGGCAGGGGCACGAGGTGCTCCTCGTTGAGCGCGGCACCGAACCCGGGGCAAAGAACCTCTCCGGCGGCATCTTCTACAGTCGCGTCATGGACGAGTTGTTCCCCGATTTTGCCCGCGTCGCGCCCGTCGAGCGCGTCATCACGCGCAACACGCTCAGCTTCCTCAATGCCACGTCGGCGGTCAACATCGACTACTGGGATCAGCGGCTCGCCGAACCCGTCAACGCCGTCTCCGTGTTACGTGCTCACCTCGATCCGTGGCTTGCCCAGCAGGCGGAAGAGGCCGGCGTCGCGCTCATCAGCGGCGTGAAGGTCGATCGGCTCCTGCGCTCAGACACGCACTTCTACGGCATCGAGGCCGGTGGTGAGGAGATGACGGCGAAGATCGTCATCGCCGCCGACGGCGTCAACTCCTTCCTCGCCGAAGGCGCCGGCGTGCGTGCCAAGCAGCCCGCGAAACACCTCGGCCTCGGCGTGAAGTCAGTGATCAGGATCGGCGAGGAGGCCGTGCGGGAGCGCTTCAACCTCACCGACGGCGAGGGCGCTGCCTACGCGCTGGTGGGGGACGCCACGATGGGTGTCCCGGGTGGCGGATTCATGTACACGAACAAGGATTCTGTCTCGATCGGCGTCGTGCTCATGCTGGATAAGCTCACCGAATCCGGGCTGGCCTCTTCCGACATCCACGACCACCTGCTCTCACACCCCTACCTCGCTCCCTTCCTCAAGGATGGTGAGCTCCTCGAATACGGCTGCCACCTCGTGGCCGAGGGCGGGAAAGCGATGCAGGAAGACATCGTCCACGACGGCCTGATCCTCATCGGTGACGCCGCCGGCTTCACTCTCAACACCGGTCTGACTGTGCGCGGGATGGACCTTGCTGCCGGGTCAGCGCAGGCCGCGGCCGCCGCCGTCCACGACGCCCTCGAGAAGGGCGACTATTCGCGCCTCGCCCTGCGCTCCTACACGGAGGAATACGCCAAGACCTTCGTGGGGCAGGACATGCACACGTTCCGCCACGCGCCAGAATTCCTAGAAAACGACCCGATCATGTTCACCAAGGCCGGCCCGCTCCTCGCAGATATCTTCCACGGCGCCTACAACCATGACCTCACCCCGCGCAAGCACCTCGCCAAAGTGGCCATCGGCGCCCTGCGCTCATCGGGTATTAAGGCCACCGACCTGCTCAAGACCGGCTACCGCGCCCTGCGGGCGCTCTAG
- a CDS encoding electron transfer flavoprotein subunit alpha/FixB family protein, giving the protein MTTWIVTTESEISQLVALAHGQTVAVVVGNATVGGVDRVIRIDTGDKPAEAMAPAVVAAVQAEGNDVVLVLNNPAGRSLAGAISAAKNAPVLRGVRELAAGHATVGRFGGIVNESVEFDGPAVVLVSEGEELHGAVAEEEFDGDSFDVTVTAENVHEGAPVNLAAATRIVGVGRGFVNEEDLALARELADAIGAEVGCTRPLVEGHGWFDRDSYLGVSGHTVAPEVYIPVGVSGQIHHTAGIGGAQNIVVINNDETAAIFDMADYGIVGNLYQVLPQMVAELK; this is encoded by the coding sequence ATGACAACGTGGATTGTTACGACCGAATCGGAGATTTCCCAGCTCGTGGCGCTGGCCCACGGGCAGACCGTGGCTGTCGTCGTCGGGAATGCAACCGTTGGGGGAGTGGATCGTGTCATCCGCATCGACACGGGCGACAAGCCGGCCGAAGCGATGGCCCCGGCCGTCGTCGCTGCCGTCCAGGCCGAGGGCAACGACGTCGTCCTCGTACTCAACAACCCCGCCGGGCGATCGCTCGCCGGAGCCATCAGCGCCGCCAAGAATGCGCCGGTGCTACGCGGTGTACGCGAGCTCGCGGCTGGTCACGCGACCGTTGGGCGCTTCGGTGGCATCGTGAACGAGTCCGTCGAGTTTGACGGCCCGGCCGTCGTGCTCGTCTCCGAGGGAGAAGAGTTGCACGGCGCGGTCGCCGAGGAAGAATTCGACGGCGACTCCTTCGACGTCACGGTCACGGCGGAAAACGTCCACGAGGGCGCCCCGGTGAACCTGGCCGCGGCAACGCGCATCGTCGGCGTCGGACGCGGATTCGTCAACGAAGAAGACCTAGCCCTTGCGCGCGAGCTTGCCGATGCGATCGGCGCAGAAGTCGGATGTACACGCCCGCTCGTGGAAGGCCACGGCTGGTTTGACCGGGATTCCTACCTCGGCGTCTCCGGGCACACGGTGGCCCCTGAGGTCTACATTCCCGTAGGTGTCTCCGGCCAGATCCACCACACGGCAGGAATCGGGGGAGCGCAGAACATCGTCGTCATCAACAATGACGAAACCGCGGCCATCTTCGACATGGCCGATTACGGCATCGTGGGCAACCTTTACCAGGTTCTGCCGCAGATGGTTGCGGAACTCAAGTAG